One window from the genome of Candidatus Chlorohelix allophototropha encodes:
- a CDS encoding multicopper oxidase domain-containing protein, with the protein MRLAQNKINLKRVSLGLVLLMVAMLVATVPTGSAEVKAATTPPKTGLICTTGTSPNPTFSLTAQSGYITLPDGNISFMWSYAPTGGTFQLPGPFLCVNEGDLVTIVLNNKLPEDTSIVIPGMEGVMANGVAAQPQFDTTNTLTSLTNVAKANGGSITYTFTAGMPGTYLYESGTDEGKQVNMGLFGALIVRPKATGLPVIPGTAYAYNRADSIYNAGNEYVMITSELDPALHQAVENGQAYDITQNHPRYWMINGRSFPDTIADNGAAWLTTQPYGAMVHMQPYDPSATSAYHYPAMVHYLNVGMLNHPFHPHGNHGRVIGRDARPLASPAGDDLSYEKFLILLGSGQTWDVLYQWSDEYHWNAATNPIPVTVPQLQNLTFKGGITWYSGSPYLGVQDGLPTGTTSYNQCGEYYQVWHSHALNEAANYDLGFGGMFTLQRIDPPMAQQVSNNRLCN; encoded by the coding sequence ATGCGTCTAGCGCAGAACAAGATAAATCTTAAAAGGGTGAGCCTGGGGCTAGTGCTGTTGATGGTTGCGATGCTGGTAGCGACCGTGCCAACCGGTAGCGCAGAAGTCAAGGCTGCCACCACACCACCCAAAACCGGGTTGATATGTACCACCGGTACATCACCTAACCCTACCTTTAGTCTCACCGCTCAATCCGGTTATATTACTTTACCGGATGGCAACATTTCGTTTATGTGGAGTTACGCCCCCACCGGAGGTACTTTCCAGTTGCCCGGTCCGTTCCTGTGCGTCAATGAGGGCGATCTGGTAACAATTGTACTAAATAACAAGTTGCCGGAAGATACCTCAATCGTTATTCCGGGTATGGAAGGGGTAATGGCAAACGGCGTGGCTGCCCAACCCCAGTTCGATACAACCAACACGCTGACTTCGCTGACCAACGTAGCGAAAGCTAACGGCGGTAGCATCACTTATACCTTCACTGCCGGCATGCCGGGTACTTACCTGTATGAGAGCGGTACTGACGAAGGCAAACAGGTCAATATGGGCTTGTTCGGCGCTTTGATAGTACGACCGAAAGCCACGGGTTTACCTGTTATCCCCGGAACCGCCTACGCCTACAACCGGGCTGACAGCATTTACAACGCAGGTAACGAGTATGTGATGATTACTTCCGAGCTTGACCCTGCTCTGCACCAAGCGGTGGAAAACGGGCAGGCTTACGACATTACCCAAAACCACCCGCGCTACTGGATGATCAACGGGCGCAGCTTCCCGGATACGATTGCCGATAATGGGGCGGCTTGGCTTACCACTCAGCCTTACGGGGCGATGGTACACATGCAACCGTATGACCCTAGCGCCACTTCCGCTTACCATTATCCGGCGATGGTGCACTATTTAAACGTGGGTATGCTAAATCACCCCTTCCACCCCCACGGCAATCACGGTCGTGTAATCGGACGTGATGCCCGCCCGTTGGCTTCGCCAGCTGGGGACGACCTATCCTATGAAAAGTTTTTGATCTTGCTGGGTTCGGGTCAAACTTGGGACGTGCTGTACCAATGGTCGGATGAGTACCACTGGAATGCTGCTACCAATCCGATTCCGGTAACTGTACCACAGTTGCAGAACCTGACTTTCAAAGGTGGCATTACATGGTATAGCGGTAGCCCCTATCTAGGTGTTCAGGATGGTCTGCCAACTGGCACAACTTCTTACAACCAGTGCGGTGAGTACTATCAGGTCTGGCACAGCCATGCTTTGAACGAAGCAGCAAACTATGACCTAGGCTTTGGCGGTATGTTCACCCTTCAGCGAATTGACCCACCGATGGCGCAACAGGTGAGTAACAATCGCCTGTGCAATTAG
- a CDS encoding multicopper oxidase domain-containing protein, translating to MQINFKQILRAGMSLLLGIAALSGAFALTAFNQASAAPGEANFGVIRNPLPLAATLPPASCTLTGTVRACDLWATTGTINVPGLATPINIWGYSTTQTSAATLPGPTIIANQGETLQITLHNTLPYITSLSLPMMLGAPDLNGIGAGNVTPTSKTYTFNNLKPGTSLYEAGLAKGANGNVQVAMGMFGGLIVRPTGQPLQAYDANSTFTDEALLVFSDIDPALNAAPTTFDLHTYAPKYWLINGQAYPNTATISSAAGNNVLLRYLNAGLRDHAIGTMGLHSWVYGVDGKALKYPYQVVVETIASGQSMDLITTIPATAPAGSNFALYNAANHLDNSGARTSTTVATSPIKYGGMLTFINVSGTPSGGTSGPVVSNATVNPSTANGSVNVVLSASIAPAFASAEYFIDTIGTNGAGIAMNTTGCPTGANACATITTATLATLSNGNHTFYIHALGTGTTGVYGGFGSATLNLSKTGPVVSGTVLPTPANGSVDVNINVHADSTSTSNLNVTAGEYFLDPVGTPATTTRGTALTLGPAGAAPITTLTGAIPAATVTALSNGTHTVAVRAQDANGSWGNFANITVTVDKIGPTTSAVTALPSPNNGTVMFDPNTPFKVTATVSDTAGGNSNIVAAEAYVDNTTNPAASIPMLPVTGFNFGSSASVNVYITIALNDIKQLGQGQHTLFVRGQDAAGNWSAFASKTFIVDVTSPTVTGLTATAVTNRRIRLNFTATDPVNTAKAPATVSAPASNIVAAEYFEGTDPGAGKGTAITLPAAGTTSKTVSFTTTQQFSRGTHTLYIRVKDAAGNWSVVYSVRVTV from the coding sequence ATGCAAATAAATTTCAAGCAAATTCTGAGGGCGGGTATGTCGCTGTTGCTGGGAATCGCGGCTTTGTCAGGGGCATTCGCTCTGACAGCCTTTAACCAAGCAAGCGCGGCTCCCGGAGAGGCAAATTTCGGGGTGATACGTAACCCACTGCCTCTGGCGGCAACATTGCCACCTGCAAGTTGTACCTTGACCGGTACGGTACGTGCCTGCGACCTGTGGGCTACAACCGGAACAATTAATGTACCCGGATTAGCTACACCGATTAACATCTGGGGGTATTCAACTACTCAGACAAGCGCAGCTACCTTACCGGGTCCCACTATTATTGCTAATCAGGGTGAAACGCTCCAGATTACCTTGCACAACACCCTGCCCTACATTACCAGCCTCTCTTTACCGATGATGTTGGGCGCGCCCGACCTGAACGGTATCGGAGCGGGTAATGTTACGCCAACCAGCAAAACCTATACCTTTAACAACCTGAAACCCGGCACCAGTCTGTATGAAGCCGGATTGGCTAAAGGTGCAAACGGTAATGTACAGGTAGCGATGGGTATGTTTGGCGGTTTAATTGTGCGCCCTACCGGGCAACCGCTTCAGGCTTATGACGCAAACAGCACGTTTACCGATGAAGCCTTGCTGGTTTTCAGCGATATTGACCCGGCGTTGAACGCAGCCCCTACCACCTTCGACCTACACACCTACGCGCCCAAGTACTGGTTGATTAACGGGCAGGCTTACCCGAACACTGCGACTATTAGCAGCGCAGCGGGCAACAATGTTTTGTTGCGTTACCTAAACGCGGGTCTGCGCGACCATGCTATCGGCACTATGGGTCTCCATAGTTGGGTCTATGGGGTGGACGGTAAAGCCCTGAAATACCCCTATCAGGTGGTAGTAGAAACCATTGCCTCTGGTCAGAGCATGGATTTGATTACTACCATTCCGGCAACTGCTCCGGCAGGCAGCAATTTCGCCCTGTATAACGCGGCTAACCACCTCGACAATAGTGGGGCGCGTACCAGCACAACAGTAGCAACCAGCCCAATCAAGTATGGTGGCATGCTTACCTTTATCAATGTGAGCGGTACTCCAAGTGGCGGTACTAGCGGTCCGGTGGTCAGCAACGCTACCGTTAATCCGAGTACGGCTAACGGTTCGGTTAATGTCGTGCTAAGCGCCAGCATCGCGCCTGCCTTTGCCAGCGCCGAATACTTCATTGACACGATTGGCACTAACGGAGCGGGTATTGCTATGAACACTACCGGCTGCCCTACCGGAGCCAATGCTTGCGCTACTATTACTACCGCTACACTGGCAACCCTTTCTAACGGTAATCACACTTTCTATATCCACGCCTTAGGAACAGGCACTACCGGAGTATATGGCGGGTTTGGTTCGGCAACCCTGAACTTGTCGAAAACCGGTCCGGTTGTAAGCGGTACTGTGTTGCCTACTCCTGCCAACGGTAGCGTTGACGTAAACATTAATGTTCACGCCGATAGCACCAGCACCAGCAACCTGAATGTAACAGCAGGTGAATACTTCCTTGATCCGGTCGGCACACCTGCTACAACTACTCGCGGTACAGCGCTTACCCTTGGTCCTGCCGGAGCAGCGCCGATCACAACCTTGACCGGTGCAATTCCTGCGGCTACTGTTACTGCTTTGAGCAACGGGACACATACCGTAGCAGTACGCGCTCAGGATGCGAACGGTTCATGGGGCAACTTCGCCAATATCACGGTGACGGTGGATAAGATTGGTCCGACAACCAGCGCAGTGACAGCCTTGCCCTCACCAAACAACGGTACGGTAATGTTCGACCCTAACACTCCGTTCAAGGTAACTGCAACGGTTTCAGATACCGCTGGTGGTAATTCAAACATCGTAGCAGCAGAAGCCTATGTGGACAATACCACCAATCCGGCGGCTTCAATCCCGATGCTTCCCGTCACCGGGTTCAACTTCGGTAGTTCTGCAAGCGTGAATGTGTACATCACTATCGCGCTTAACGACATCAAGCAACTGGGTCAAGGGCAACACACGCTTTTTGTGCGGGGGCAGGATGCTGCCGGTAACTGGAGCGCGTTTGCTTCGAAAACCTTTATTGTTGATGTGACTTCGCCTACTGTTACTGGATTAACTGCTACAGCAGTCACGAATAGAAGAATCAGACTGAACTTTACAGCCACCGACCCGGTCAATACAGCCAAGGCACCAGCAACTGTTTCAGCGCCTGCTTCCAATATCGTGGCAGCAGAATACTTTGAAGGCACCGACCCCGGCGCAGGCAAAGGTACTGCAATCACCCTGCCAGCAGCAGGAACAACCTCTAAAACCGTAAGCTTTACTACAACTCAACAGTTCAGCCGTGGCACGCATACTCTGTATATCAGAGTTAAGGACGCAGCGGGTAACTGGAGCGTAGTGTACTCAGTAAGGGTTACCGTTTAA
- a CDS encoding copper resistance CopC/CopD family protein produces the protein MSKQQIRAISALLAFSFALFFGNMASASAHAILIRTDPQDGANLAETPKQAHLWFNDLIIMDFTSVELVNDEGQHLPAKALRLNTEMTAAAVKEYDNPKIMVLEVDLPELTPHAYRLDWKSRSADDLHTITGTVIFGVQHSIAPETRKVTETTPPPLEVFMRWLSFGGISGLAGAFTLSLTILPKARKKLEQEGEFAIPVRARLMKLAGWSGLLAFVAGLGLLLVQGFAGEGGVDGWWVIISRTAYGLRWLISQSLLLILAVLFLKAVKPEKFSQSVVRVAVIALTLALLVVEALNGHAPAEGVSGLSLSIDVIHLLSSGMWVGGLFALVVAVVPLLHKNQAGRATAIAMLKRFSGVAAVSLIAVIASGLYKSGKQVASIDALLVTLYGQALMLKVYLVLFMALLGLVNTAVLHPRVGAFLGKLLRKPQDWKPTSSRLLRRTILVEAGVATLVLLLAALIGTSQPARGPEFEPLFTGEASSSLTANANDLIFNLSIKPNRPGQNFISIGIFNSRRPAPAPIESVAVKLDSPGQQGSGITVNAESLGNGRYQIAGGYLNKAGIWNLALVVNRPGMEETKLSVPWTVAAGEDASEKRPVIVSNQSIGSLLDWAAALVALLAFTGLGGWRLSKKLSWNFNSFLLFKTLRQTRSERRE, from the coding sequence ATGTCAAAGCAGCAAATTAGAGCAATATCAGCATTACTGGCTTTTAGTTTCGCATTGTTTTTCGGCAATATGGCGAGTGCATCGGCGCACGCGATTTTAATTCGTACTGACCCGCAGGATGGGGCAAATCTAGCAGAGACACCAAAGCAAGCGCACTTGTGGTTTAACGACCTAATCATTATGGATTTTACGAGCGTCGAATTGGTGAATGATGAGGGGCAGCATCTTCCGGCAAAAGCGTTGCGACTCAATACCGAAATGACCGCCGCTGCCGTCAAAGAATACGACAACCCGAAAATTATGGTACTGGAGGTGGATTTACCTGAATTAACCCCCCACGCTTATCGTCTGGACTGGAAATCGCGCAGCGCGGACGACCTACATACCATAACCGGCACAGTTATTTTCGGAGTGCAACACTCGATAGCGCCGGAAACCCGAAAAGTTACTGAAACTACGCCACCTCCGCTAGAAGTTTTTATGCGTTGGCTCAGCTTTGGCGGGATTTCGGGGCTTGCCGGGGCGTTTACCTTAAGCCTGACCATCCTACCCAAAGCTCGAAAAAAATTAGAGCAAGAGGGAGAGTTCGCAATTCCAGTACGCGCCAGATTAATGAAATTGGCAGGTTGGTCGGGATTGTTAGCCTTTGTAGCCGGATTAGGGCTTTTATTGGTGCAAGGCTTTGCCGGAGAAGGCGGAGTGGACGGTTGGTGGGTGATAATTTCGCGTACCGCCTATGGGTTGCGCTGGCTAATCAGTCAAAGTTTGTTACTAATACTGGCGGTTTTATTCCTGAAAGCAGTGAAGCCTGAGAAATTCAGCCAGTCTGTTGTCCGGGTAGCAGTAATAGCCTTGACATTGGCTTTGCTGGTAGTTGAAGCTTTGAACGGACACGCCCCTGCTGAAGGGGTTTCGGGGCTGAGCCTGAGCATAGATGTAATTCATCTATTGTCCAGTGGAATGTGGGTAGGCGGATTGTTCGCGTTGGTAGTAGCGGTAGTGCCGCTCCTACACAAGAATCAGGCGGGAAGAGCCACCGCAATTGCGATGCTAAAACGGTTCAGCGGAGTTGCCGCCGTAAGTCTAATTGCGGTAATTGCCAGTGGGCTTTACAAAAGCGGTAAGCAGGTTGCCTCTATCGATGCGCTGCTGGTTACTTTGTACGGGCAGGCGTTGATGCTAAAAGTATATTTGGTGCTTTTTATGGCGCTGCTAGGGCTGGTAAATACTGCCGTGCTACACCCGCGAGTGGGAGCTTTTCTGGGCAAACTTTTGCGAAAACCGCAAGACTGGAAACCCACTTCTTCACGCTTATTGCGCCGAACTATTCTAGTAGAAGCGGGAGTTGCCACACTGGTGTTACTGCTGGCAGCATTGATCGGAACTTCGCAACCGGCGCGCGGTCCTGAGTTCGAGCCACTCTTTACAGGTGAGGCATCGAGTAGCCTAACCGCAAACGCCAACGATCTAATATTCAATCTATCCATTAAACCTAATCGTCCGGGGCAGAATTTTATCTCTATAGGGATTTTCAATTCGCGCCGTCCCGCCCCTGCCCCAATAGAATCGGTAGCTGTAAAGCTGGATTCACCGGGACAACAAGGCAGTGGTATTACCGTAAATGCGGAATCTTTAGGCAACGGACGTTATCAAATTGCGGGCGGCTATCTAAATAAAGCCGGGATTTGGAATTTAGCGTTGGTGGTTAACCGTCCCGGTATGGAAGAGACAAAATTGAGCGTACCATGGACGGTTGCCGCCGGAGAAGATGCCAGCGAGAAGCGTCCTGTAATTGTATCAAACCAATCTATTGGGAGTTTACTGGACTGGGCAGCCGCGTTGGTAGCGTTGCTAGCGTTCACCGGGCTAGGCGGTTGGCGGCTCAGTAAGAAATTATCTTGGAATTTTAATAGTTTTCTGTTATTCAAAACTTTGAGACAAACCCGCTCAGAGCGAAGGGAGTAA
- a CDS encoding S8 family peptidase, giving the protein MRKVKTTLVRGVLCFWLVFGLALSLFGSLAFTSNNVAEAAFKPVYVEDSILVGYRAGVNDTEKDNIEHNEGGVRDKVVGAKQTHVVKVPKGQVANKIASFKKYGAVAYAEPNYIITAADVPNDSYYNQLWAMKNTGQAVSGISGTAGVDIQAEAAWAVTKGSQSIVVGIVDTGIDYTHPDLATNVWSNPGGVGGCAVGTHGFNALTNTCDPMDDNDHGSHVSGTIGATGNNATGVTGINWNVSLMGLKFLNSTGSGNTAGAIAAIDFAVKAKQAGVNIRVLNNSWGGGGFSQALLDEINLANSNDILFVAAAGNSSLNLDSTPSYPASYNAPNIVAVAATTQTDGLAGFSNYGATSVHLGAPGVNILSTTRYSSYSYFDGTSMATPHVAGAAALVLSTGSFTTAQLKDKLLSNVDTDPALVGKTVTGGRLNLCKAVNGSCGVVVAPDFTLSASPASQTISAGSSANYNVTPTAINGFSSAISYSVSGLPNGVTATFSPNPSTGTTTLTVSTASSVAAGTSTLTISGTSGSLSHTANVSLTISIPKADFSLSASPASQTVKRGSTVAYTVTPTAINGFSSTISYSVSGLPSGVTATFSPNPTTGVSTLSVKTTSNTRTGTYTLTIKGISSSLSHTTTVTLTVTR; this is encoded by the coding sequence ATGAGAAAAGTAAAAACTACTTTGGTTAGAGGAGTCCTATGCTTCTGGCTGGTTTTCGGGCTTGCCTTGAGCCTTTTCGGGTCATTAGCTTTCACCAGCAACAACGTGGCTGAGGCAGCTTTCAAGCCTGTTTACGTAGAAGATAGTATTCTAGTAGGCTATCGTGCCGGGGTTAATGATACCGAAAAAGATAATATTGAACATAACGAAGGGGGCGTTCGCGATAAAGTAGTGGGCGCTAAACAAACCCACGTTGTAAAAGTTCCTAAAGGTCAAGTAGCAAATAAAATTGCGAGCTTCAAAAAATATGGGGCAGTTGCCTATGCCGAACCAAATTATATAATTACCGCCGCGGACGTACCTAACGACTCCTATTACAACCAACTCTGGGCGATGAAGAACACCGGGCAAGCGGTGAGCGGGATTAGCGGCACCGCCGGAGTGGACATCCAAGCCGAGGCAGCTTGGGCTGTTACAAAAGGCAGCCAATCCATTGTAGTAGGTATTGTAGATACAGGCATCGACTACACTCACCCGGATTTGGCAACTAACGTTTGGAGTAATCCCGGTGGAGTGGGTGGGTGTGCAGTGGGCACACACGGCTTTAATGCCCTCACCAACACCTGCGACCCAATGGATGATAATGACCATGGCTCGCACGTATCGGGAACTATCGGTGCGACTGGAAACAACGCAACAGGAGTGACCGGAATCAACTGGAATGTCAGCTTGATGGGCTTGAAATTCCTGAATTCTACTGGTTCAGGCAACACCGCCGGGGCAATTGCTGCGATTGATTTCGCAGTGAAAGCCAAGCAAGCGGGTGTAAATATCCGGGTTCTGAACAATTCGTGGGGCGGTGGTGGCTTCAGCCAAGCATTGCTAGACGAAATTAATCTCGCTAATTCCAATGATATTTTATTCGTAGCGGCGGCTGGTAACTCTTCTCTCAATCTTGACTCAACCCCAAGTTACCCCGCTAGCTATAACGCGCCCAACATCGTGGCAGTAGCTGCCACCACCCAAACCGATGGACTGGCAGGCTTTTCCAATTACGGCGCTACGTCAGTACATCTGGGCGCACCCGGCGTGAATATTCTTTCTACCACCCGCTATAGCAGTTATTCCTACTTCGACGGTACTTCGATGGCTACGCCACATGTGGCAGGGGCTGCTGCGCTGGTACTTTCTACCGGCTCTTTTACAACGGCGCAGCTTAAAGACAAATTGCTGAGCAACGTGGATACCGACCCCGCATTGGTAGGTAAAACTGTTACAGGCGGTCGTTTGAACTTGTGTAAAGCGGTAAACGGTAGCTGTGGAGTGGTAGTAGCGCCTGACTTCACGCTGAGCGCGTCTCCTGCTTCCCAAACCATTAGCGCTGGTTCATCCGCCAATTACAATGTGACACCTACCGCAATTAACGGTTTCAGCAGCGCAATTAGTTATTCCGTGAGTGGACTTCCGAACGGGGTTACTGCAACATTCTCACCTAATCCGTCGACAGGTACAACTACCCTAACCGTTTCAACCGCCAGCAGCGTTGCTGCCGGAACTTCTACCTTGACTATCAGTGGTACAAGCGGAAGTTTGTCGCACACTGCTAATGTGAGCTTGACTATAAGCATACCAAAAGCAGATTTTAGTCTGAGCGCGTCGCCTGCTTCTCAAACTGTCAAGCGTGGTTCGACTGTTGCCTATACCGTGACACCTACCGCAATTAACGGTTTCAGTAGCACAATTAGTTATTCCGTGAGTGGGCTTCCGAGCGGAGTTACTGCAACATTCTCGCCCAATCCGACGACTGGCGTTAGTACCCTTAGCGTAAAAACCACTAGCAACACCCGAACCGGCACTTACACCCTGACCATTAAAGGTATTAGCAGCAGTCTATCACATACCACTACCGTAACATTAACAGTTACTCGGTAA
- a CDS encoding NAD(P)/FAD-dependent oxidoreductase has product MKRLVILGAGYGGLTLAQKLDSLSKGHNNWKVTLVDHRDYHLIQVRIHEVAANSVPASQIKIPLSQLLNGHKVESIQAKVLKIDPVGRTVETTSGTINYDRLVIALGSVTDFHNIPGLQEHAFAMKTLEDAISYRKAVIEAFRNATATGAEPLRKNDPRLTFAIIGGGLTGTELAGEMVDFCNDLCKKVPAARHAYRIVLAELAPRLLPELEPESGEYAMNDLRRKNVAILTNSGIDQVVPGSVHLMNGKTIKSNVICWAGGIKAQPLIKESGFNTTRDGRVEVNHYLRSKQFESVYVIGDSAFIHDGRNGKPVPQTGQYAELQAGYLAKCFANEQPDVKPEPYVPFSMGISISLGRGEALSLSGPLKLTGIPGRVVKDLSYTKHELGVRNVLPEVRLG; this is encoded by the coding sequence ATGAAACGTTTGGTAATTCTTGGAGCAGGATACGGTGGGCTGACGTTGGCTCAAAAGCTGGACTCTTTAAGTAAAGGACACAATAACTGGAAAGTGACTCTGGTTGACCATAGAGATTATCACCTTATTCAGGTACGTATTCACGAAGTTGCAGCGAATAGTGTCCCAGCGTCTCAGATAAAAATCCCACTTTCCCAACTTCTAAATGGTCATAAAGTTGAATCAATTCAAGCAAAGGTATTAAAAATTGACCCAGTGGGGCGAACGGTGGAGACTACCTCCGGCACTATCAACTATGATCGGTTGGTGATAGCGTTGGGAAGTGTTACCGATTTTCATAATATCCCCGGCTTGCAAGAGCATGCCTTCGCCATGAAAACGCTGGAAGATGCGATTTCATATCGAAAAGCGGTTATCGAGGCTTTCCGCAACGCCACAGCAACAGGTGCAGAGCCTTTGCGCAAAAATGACCCGCGCCTAACTTTTGCGATCATTGGGGGAGGGTTGACAGGCACAGAATTAGCGGGAGAGATGGTAGATTTCTGCAATGATCTGTGCAAGAAAGTTCCGGCAGCCCGCCACGCCTACCGAATAGTGCTGGCAGAGTTAGCGCCACGCTTGTTACCAGAGTTGGAGCCGGAGAGTGGCGAGTATGCCATGAACGACCTGCGTCGTAAAAATGTAGCGATTCTCACCAACAGCGGCATCGACCAAGTTGTGCCCGGAAGTGTTCATCTGATGAATGGGAAAACAATCAAAAGCAATGTAATTTGCTGGGCAGGTGGAATAAAAGCGCAACCATTGATTAAGGAAAGCGGCTTCAATACTACTAGAGACGGTCGTGTTGAGGTAAATCATTATCTGCGCAGCAAACAGTTCGAATCGGTTTATGTCATCGGTGATAGCGCCTTTATCCACGATGGACGTAACGGCAAGCCAGTTCCTCAAACCGGACAATATGCCGAGCTTCAGGCGGGGTATCTGGCAAAATGTTTCGCCAACGAACAACCGGATGTCAAACCCGAACCTTACGTACCTTTCTCGATGGGTATTTCAATTTCGCTTGGACGTGGAGAAGCCCTTAGCTTGAGCGGTCCGTTAAAGCTGACCGGAATACCGGGGCGGGTAGTAAAAGACCTTTCCTACACCAAACACGAACTAGGGGTACGCAATGTGTTACCGGAAGTGAGGCTCGGTTAG
- a CDS encoding endo-1,3-alpha-glucanase family glycosylhydrolase translates to MNPIKISSFRRTMRLFALIIAEIIVLSLFMFGQTPEAAQAYGGRTPGSVVAFYYPWYDQRDPKVWNRGLMSSLPSPIYDSRDANALRGHMDKARAAGIDAFAVTWNGSTGDWADRFKTMLNSASGGFKLTVHYETTLSDTSVNGTINNLRFIRDNYMSSLNYLRYEGKPVLFFWRPDAVGDMSVWQNIRNQVDPNHEQLWSTDAIDTTPLSVFDGIHLFSAAKWDNNPVGKDQQFRNDVNNYQARTGQRRYWLAGVTPGYDDRKLRSPGEFRDREGGSYYQRSWQAAISSTPDLITISTWNEWYEGSSIEPGEQWGNQYVDMTRQYAQQYKGTLKMFGESSIMKVWSHTDLLVDNGAVPRTWLWGPENFAMYREPYNEGPGGSRIVYYFDKSRMEITRPTTDPNGQWFVTNGLLVREMMRGKIQVGDNPNAEQNKGAANIPVAGDFQNNPNSPTFASMAGVASLAADKRVDNKNGQLVLSTMAANGQVGENAGFTQYNVRYNAYVNETGHNIASPFWDFFQQSGPIWENARVTNANVIDWVFAMGFPISEAYWTTIKVGGKDMKVLVQAFERRIMTFTPDNPDGFKVEMGNVGRQYHLWRYGK, encoded by the coding sequence GTGAATCCAATAAAAATTAGTTCCTTTAGACGCACAATGCGGCTTTTCGCCTTGATTATTGCTGAAATAATCGTGTTGAGTCTATTTATGTTCGGGCAAACCCCGGAAGCAGCCCAAGCTTATGGCGGCAGAACTCCCGGCTCGGTGGTGGCTTTTTACTATCCATGGTACGATCAACGCGACCCAAAGGTGTGGAATCGGGGCTTGATGAGCAGCCTCCCCAGCCCAATCTACGATAGCCGCGATGCTAACGCCTTGCGCGGGCATATGGATAAGGCGCGGGCGGCGGGTATCGATGCTTTCGCTGTGACTTGGAACGGCTCAACCGGAGATTGGGCGGATCGTTTCAAAACCATGCTCAATTCTGCCAGTGGCGGCTTCAAACTGACAGTTCATTATGAAACGACCCTTTCGGATACGTCAGTCAACGGTACTATTAATAACCTACGCTTCATTCGCGATAATTATATGAGCAGCCTCAATTATCTGCGCTACGAAGGCAAGCCGGTATTATTCTTCTGGCGACCCGATGCGGTAGGTGACATGAGTGTATGGCAGAATATTCGCAATCAGGTTGACCCCAATCATGAGCAACTTTGGTCAACCGATGCGATTGATACCACGCCGCTCTCAGTGTTCGATGGCATACACTTGTTCAGCGCAGCAAAGTGGGATAACAACCCGGTCGGGAAAGATCAGCAGTTCCGCAACGATGTGAACAATTATCAGGCACGTACCGGACAGCGACGCTATTGGTTGGCGGGAGTAACTCCCGGTTACGATGACCGCAAGTTGCGCTCTCCCGGCGAGTTTCGCGACCGCGAGGGTGGCTCATATTACCAACGCAGTTGGCAAGCCGCCATTAGCAGCACTCCCGATTTGATTACGATTAGTACTTGGAACGAATGGTACGAGGGCAGTTCCATCGAACCCGGTGAGCAGTGGGGCAATCAATATGTTGATATGACCCGACAATATGCGCAGCAATATAAAGGCACGCTCAAGATGTTCGGCGAAAGCAGCATCATGAAAGTGTGGAGTCACACCGACCTGTTGGTGGACAACGGGGCAGTGCCACGCACATGGCTGTGGGGACCTGAAAACTTTGCGATGTACCGCGAACCTTACAATGAGGGACCGGGCGGTTCACGCATAGTTTATTACTTCGACAAGAGCCGTATGGAAATTACGCGCCCTACCACCGACCCAAACGGGCAATGGTTCGTCACCAATGGCTTGCTGGTGCGCGAAATGATGCGGGGCAAAATTCAGGTGGGCGATAACCCCAACGCCGAGCAGAATAAGGGCGCAGCTAATATTCCGGTGGCGGGGGATTTCCAGAACAACCCGAATAGTCCCACTTTTGCCAGCATGGCGGGAGTCGCTTCATTGGCTGCCGACAAGCGCGTGGATAACAAGAACGGACAATTGGTGCTTTCGACTATGGCTGCCAACGGACAGGTGGGCGAAAACGCAGGTTTCACTCAGTATAACGTGCGTTATAACGCTTATGTGAACGAAACCGGGCATAACATCGCCTCGCCCTTCTGGGATTTCTTCCAGCAGAGCGGACCAATTTGGGAGAACGCCAGAGTCACAAATGCCAATGTGATTGATTGGGTTTTCGCGATGGGCTTCCCAATCTCCGAAGCCTACTGGACTACCATCAAAGTAGGCGGCAAAGATATGAAGGTGCTGGTGCAAGCTTTTGAACGCCGTATAATGACCTTCACGCCTGATAACCCGGACGGCTTCAAGGTGGAGATGGGCAACGTCGGTCGCCAATATCACCTGTGGCGCTACGGGAAGTAG